AACATTGCCAGGATGCCCGGAGCGCAGCCCAGCAGGACCACGCCCATGGCATTGCGCAGGCGCGGGTCAGGCGCTTGCATGGCCTTGCAGCGCTTCGTGGGGTTGGCAGGCGTGTTCGGCGGCGAATGCCAGAGAATGCAGTCGCTCGGCCGGGGCGTCGATACGATGAGTCAGCCTCATTGTGTGAATATTCCATTGAGCCCCGAGAACGCCATGGCCATTACGCCGGCACCGAGGAGTTCGATCGGCAGGCCGCGCAAAGCCACGGGAACGTCCGTTTGGCGACTACGCTCGCGCAGGTCGCAGAACAGCACCAAGGCAAGCCAGAAACCTGCGCCCGCCAGCACACCCCAGACCAGGGCCTGCCATGGGCCGTGGTCCTCTCCGGTGAGCTGCAACAACAAGCCTAGCAGCGCGACGTTGCCTATCAGCAAGGGCTGCAGGTCGTTCGTGGGCCAGTTCGGGATAAGTCGTTGCAGCGCATGCGGCAGCCCCCACGCCAGAGCCATCATCAGCGGCAACAAAAGGAACAGCTGCAAGCCCTGCCATTGCAGCGGTGCCAGCACGTATGTGTGCAGCAACACGCCACCGGGGAGCCCGATCAGGAACAGAAGCCCGCTGCACAGGCCGAGCACATGCAGCCGATTGCGCTCGGCTTGCTCTGGCTGCAAGGCCAGGTGATTGATCAGCGCGGCGCTGACCAGGACCAGGACGTAGTCGCTCATGACAATGCCTGCCGGCTTGGGATGCCGTGATTATCCGGCAGCAGGCGCTGGATGGAAATGCCCCGGCCAAATGGCCGGGGCAGGAGGTGGGCTTATTTGATGCGCTGACCAGGCTTGGCGCCGCTGTCAGGGCTCAGCAGGTAGATCTCTTCGCCGCCAGGGCCGGCTGCCATGACCATGCCTTCAGACACCCCGAAACGCATTTTCCGTGGCTTGAGGTTGGCCACCATCATGGTCAGGCGACCTTCCAGCTTGCTCGGGTCGGGGTAGGCCGACTTGATGCCGGAGAACACGTTGCGACGCTCGTCACCGATGTCCAGGGTCAGTTGCAGCAATTTGTCGGCGCCGGGCACGGCTTCAGCCTTGACGATCAGTGCGACGCGCAGGTCGACCGCGGCGAAGGTGTCGAATTCGATCTCGGCCGACAGTGGATCCTTCGTCAGTTCGCCATTGCCGGCGGGGGCCTTGGTTTCTGCGGCGAGCAGGTCTTCCTTGCTGGCGGCGATCATGGCTTCGACCTTGGCCGGCTCGATGCGACTCATCAGTGCCTTGAACGGGTTGAGCTTGTGGTTTTCCAGGCGGGACAGGTGGTCGTTCCAGGTCAGCGGGGCGACGTTGAGGAACGCCTCGGCGTCTGTGGCCAGCAGTGGCAATACTGGCTTGAGGAAGATCACCAGCTGGCGGAACAGATTGATGCCCTGGGCGCAGATGGCCTGCACCTCTTCCTGCTTGCCTTCCTGCTTGGCCAGCGACCACGGAGCCTTGTCGGCGATCCAGGCGTTGGCGCGATCGGCCAGGGCCATGATCTCGCGCATGGCGCGGCCAAAGTCGCGGCTTTCGTAAGCCTCGGCGATGGACGGGGCGGCGGCGAGGAAGGCTTCGGTCAGCTCGGGTGCGGCATCGCCGGCCACCATCACGCCGTCATTGCCCTTGTGGATGAAACCGGCGCAGCGGCTGGCGATGTTGACCACCTTGCCGACCAGATCGGAGTTGACCTTCTGCACGAAGTCCTCAAGGTTCAGGTCGAGGTCGTCGACACCACGGCCCAGCTTCGCGGCGTAGTAGTAGCGCAGGTATTCCGGCTGCAGGTGATCGAGGTAGGTGCGGGCCTTGATGAAGGTGCCGCGCGACTTGGACATCTTTGCGCCGTTGACGGTCAGATAGCCGTGCACGTTGACCGCAGTGGGCTTGCGGAAGCCCGAGCCTTCGAGCATGGCAGGCCAGAACAGGGCGTGGAAGTTGACGATGTCCTTGCCGATGAAGTGGTACAGCTCGGCCTTGGATTCTTCGCTCCAGAAGGCGTCGAAGTCCAGCTCCGGGCGGCGTGCGCAGAGGTTCTTGAAGCTGGCCATGTAGCCGATCGGTGCATCCAGCCAGACGTAGAAGTACTTGCCCGGCTCGCCTGGGATCTCGAAGCCGAAGTAGGGCGCGTCACGGGAGATGTCCCATTCCTGCAGGCCCGAGTCCAGCCATTCGGCGAGTTTGTTGGCCACGGCATCCTGCAGTGTGCCGCTGCGGGTCCACTGCTGCAGCATGGCCTGGAAGTCCGGCAGCTTGAAGAAGAAGTGCTGCGAGTCGCGCAGCACCGGGGTGGCGCCGGAGATCGCCGACTTCGGGTTCTTCAGTTCGGTCGGGGCGTAGGTGGCGCCGCACTTCTCGCAGTTGTCGCCGTACTGGTCCTCGGCCGCGCACTTGGGGCAGGTGCCCTTGATGAAGCGGTCGGCGAGGAACATGCCCTTCTCGGGGTCGAAGTACTGGGTCACCGAACGGGTGGCGATGTGCCCGGCGTCGCGCAGGCGGGTGTAGATCAGGCCCGACAGCTCGCGGTTCTCCTCGCTGTGCGTGGAGTGGAAGTTGTCGAAGTCGACCAGGAAGTCGGCGAAGTCGCTGCTGTGCTCGGCCTGGACATTGGCGATCAGCTGTTCTGGCGTGATGCCTTCCTTCTCGGCGCGCAGCATGATCGCCGAACCATGGGCATCGTCGGCGCAGACGTAGATGCACTGGTTGCCGCGCAGTTTCTGGAAGCGAACCCACATGTCAGTCTGGATGTACTCGAGCATATGGCCAAGGTGGATGGATCCATTGGCATAGGGCAGGGCGCTGGTGACGAGAATCTGACGTGGCTCGGACATGGTGGCTCGGCTACTTATCTGGCTACGGGTAAAAATGAGGGTGGTCGGCCACTATAAAGGGCTGGCGAATTTATTTCACCCCGCGTTCGCATCTGCTGACGATTGACGGGTTAGCATAGGCGCCTGTCACGTATTCAGTTTGCCAATGGGAGTCTTCATGAGTGCCGTCACCCGTGCCGCCGTCGAGGGCGTGCTTCGCCAGTACACCGACCCCTACCTGAACCAGGATCCGGTCAGCGCCGGTTGTGTGCGCGCCATCGACATCCAGGGCGGGCAGGTCAGCGTGCAATTGCAGTTGGGGTATGCCGCCGGCTTGTTCAAGGGCGGCTGGGCGCAGGTGCTGCAGAACGCGATCGAGAACCTCGAAGGTGTCGCATCGGCCCGGGTGACCATCGATTGCCTGATCGCTACCCACAAGGCCCAGGCCCAGGTGCCGGCCCTGGCCAGCGTGAAGAACGTCATTGCCGTGGCCTCGGGCAAGGGCGGGGTGGGCAAGTCGACCACCGCCGCCAACCTGGCCCTGGCACTGGCCCGTGAAGGCGCCCGGGTGGGTATCCTCGATGCCGATATCTATGGCCCAAGCCAGGGGGTGATGTTCGGCATCCCTGAAGGTACCCGCCCGCAGGTACGCGAGCAGAAGTGGTTCGTGCCGATCAAGGCTCATGGGGTCGAAGTCATGTCCATGGCCTTCCTCACCGACGACAACACACCCATGGTCTGGCGCGGCCCGATGGTGTCGGGGGCGTTGCTGCAACTGGTCACGCAAACCGCCTGGGATGACCTCGATTACCTGGTGATCGACATGCCGCCGGGCACCGGCGACATCCAGTTGACCTTGGCGCAGAAAGTACCGGTGGCGGGTTCGGTGATCGTCACCACCCCGCAGGACCTGGCCCTGCTCGATGCGAAGAAAGGCGTTGAGATGTTCCGCAAGGTCAACATCCCGGTGCTGGGCGTGGTAGAGAACATGGCCGTGCACATCTGCTCCAATTGCGGCCATGCCGAGCACCTGTTCGGTGAGGGCGGTGGCGAGAAGCTGGCGGCGCAATATGGTGTCGAACTGCTGGCCTCGCTGCCGTTGTCGATGTTGAT
This genomic stretch from Pseudomonas entomophila harbors:
- a CDS encoding Rnf-Nqr domain containing protein, with protein sequence MSDYVLVLVSAALINHLALQPEQAERNRLHVLGLCSGLLFLIGLPGGVLLHTYVLAPLQWQGLQLFLLLPLMMALAWGLPHALQRLIPNWPTNDLQPLLIGNVALLGLLLQLTGEDHGPWQALVWGVLAGAGFWLALVLFCDLRERSRQTDVPVALRGLPIELLGAGVMAMAFSGLNGIFTQ
- the metG gene encoding methionine--tRNA ligase, with protein sequence MSEPRQILVTSALPYANGSIHLGHMLEYIQTDMWVRFQKLRGNQCIYVCADDAHGSAIMLRAEKEGITPEQLIANVQAEHSSDFADFLVDFDNFHSTHSEENRELSGLIYTRLRDAGHIATRSVTQYFDPEKGMFLADRFIKGTCPKCAAEDQYGDNCEKCGATYAPTELKNPKSAISGATPVLRDSQHFFFKLPDFQAMLQQWTRSGTLQDAVANKLAEWLDSGLQEWDISRDAPYFGFEIPGEPGKYFYVWLDAPIGYMASFKNLCARRPELDFDAFWSEESKAELYHFIGKDIVNFHALFWPAMLEGSGFRKPTAVNVHGYLTVNGAKMSKSRGTFIKARTYLDHLQPEYLRYYYAAKLGRGVDDLDLNLEDFVQKVNSDLVGKVVNIASRCAGFIHKGNDGVMVAGDAAPELTEAFLAAAPSIAEAYESRDFGRAMREIMALADRANAWIADKAPWSLAKQEGKQEEVQAICAQGINLFRQLVIFLKPVLPLLATDAEAFLNVAPLTWNDHLSRLENHKLNPFKALMSRIEPAKVEAMIAASKEDLLAAETKAPAGNGELTKDPLSAEIEFDTFAAVDLRVALIVKAEAVPGADKLLQLTLDIGDERRNVFSGIKSAYPDPSKLEGRLTMMVANLKPRKMRFGVSEGMVMAAGPGGEEIYLLSPDSGAKPGQRIK
- the apbC gene encoding iron-sulfur cluster carrier protein ApbC yields the protein MSAVTRAAVEGVLRQYTDPYLNQDPVSAGCVRAIDIQGGQVSVQLQLGYAAGLFKGGWAQVLQNAIENLEGVASARVTIDCLIATHKAQAQVPALASVKNVIAVASGKGGVGKSTTAANLALALAREGARVGILDADIYGPSQGVMFGIPEGTRPQVREQKWFVPIKAHGVEVMSMAFLTDDNTPMVWRGPMVSGALLQLVTQTAWDDLDYLVIDMPPGTGDIQLTLAQKVPVAGSVIVTTPQDLALLDAKKGVEMFRKVNIPVLGVVENMAVHICSNCGHAEHLFGEGGGEKLAAQYGVELLASLPLSMLIREQADSGKPTAIAEPESQIAMVYQELARQVGARIVLQEATAPAMPNITISED